Proteins encoded by one window of Collimonas fungivorans:
- a CDS encoding kelch repeat-containing protein — protein sequence MMVAIFPKNLKVISHSMMERTHAMKHSLRTKMMQDASSFVSRRVAGALLLALVCAGGMPAAAAAAPALPVASTTATAATAVDALSRLLAVQPVLLAGQSATQLADGQWLVIGGASAGAAGNQAWRIGVDGQRTALPATLHLARTRHSATLLADGRVLVLGGVDGHGGVLADAELFDPATGLFTDLGSLGLAGRSDHSATVLMDGRVLLAGGVDGRGNPIRDVDIYDPLSRKIERLAAKLGSDRIAPIAVLLPDNRVLVWSGATVSGQVQSTAEAYSPESGQFAPLSMEQVQQLAGGLNRSEAPAVLGQAPASGTANVPVAQRVVLRFSQKMAIGSFNNATVTLMGPNGAVGVLPVAAANGVLLFATPKQELLPASSYTLFVQGATDQFGQALPLTAVGFKTVALNTASTAAAIAQATLVQGAAAAGNGSTASGASSGPPARMRHRCRHPRRRPMTW from the coding sequence ATGATGGTCGCCATTTTTCCTAAGAACCTTAAAGTCATTTCCCACTCCATGATGGAACGCACCCACGCCATGAAGCACTCGTTACGTACCAAGATGATGCAGGATGCGTCGTCGTTTGTTTCGCGACGGGTTGCCGGCGCCTTGTTGCTGGCGCTGGTTTGTGCAGGGGGGATGCCGGCGGCAGCGGCAGCGGCACCGGCCTTGCCTGTGGCGAGTACGACCGCTACGGCTGCCACGGCAGTTGATGCACTATCGCGGCTGCTGGCAGTACAACCGGTGCTGCTTGCCGGGCAAAGCGCCACGCAGCTGGCGGATGGCCAGTGGCTGGTCATCGGTGGGGCCAGTGCCGGTGCTGCCGGCAACCAGGCCTGGCGGATTGGGGTTGATGGTCAGCGCACGGCCTTGCCGGCGACGCTGCACCTGGCGCGTACGCGCCATAGCGCGACCTTGCTCGCTGATGGCCGTGTGCTGGTGCTGGGCGGCGTAGATGGCCATGGCGGGGTATTGGCGGACGCAGAATTGTTCGATCCGGCGACCGGTTTGTTCACGGACCTTGGCAGCCTGGGCCTGGCAGGGCGTAGCGACCACAGCGCCACGGTGCTGATGGACGGCCGTGTTCTGCTGGCCGGCGGCGTCGATGGCCGCGGCAATCCGATCCGCGACGTGGATATCTACGATCCGTTGTCGCGCAAGATAGAGCGTCTCGCCGCCAAGCTGGGCAGCGACCGTATCGCGCCCATCGCCGTGCTGTTGCCAGACAATCGTGTACTGGTCTGGTCCGGCGCTACGGTGAGCGGGCAGGTGCAATCGACAGCGGAAGCCTACTCACCCGAGAGCGGCCAGTTCGCACCGTTGTCGATGGAGCAGGTGCAGCAGCTTGCCGGCGGCCTGAATCGTAGTGAGGCTCCCGCGGTGCTGGGCCAGGCGCCCGCCAGCGGCACGGCCAACGTGCCGGTGGCGCAACGGGTGGTGCTGCGCTTCTCGCAGAAGATGGCGATCGGCTCGTTCAACAACGCCACCGTCACGCTGATGGGGCCGAATGGCGCAGTAGGCGTGCTGCCGGTGGCTGCCGCCAATGGCGTGCTGCTGTTTGCGACACCGAAACAGGAATTGCTGCCGGCCAGTTCCTATACCTTGTTTGTGCAAGGGGCCACCGATCAGTTTGGCCAGGCCTTGCCGTTGACGGCGGTTGGTTTCAAGACGGTGGCATTGAATACGGCAAGCACTGCTGCCGCCATCGCCCAGGCCACTTTGGTGCAGGGTGCAGCAGCTGCAGGCAACGGCAGCACGGCCTCCGGCGCCAGCAGCGGTCCGCCAGCAAGGATGCGGCACCGGTGCCGACACCCAAGGCGCCGACCAATGACCTGGTGA
- a CDS encoding pentapeptide repeat-containing protein has translation MSIAHFQGGSLEDCNLDRAKLSDAYFEGVTMFGASFCNADLSKCEFYLVLAMGASFERALMRETKLIGGSFEDVNFSYADLTGASFLADNMGGEVDLSGADFTNANLNDTIFNGVLYSMQTKFPEGFLPGSAGLRLKNT, from the coding sequence ATGAGCATTGCGCATTTTCAAGGCGGTAGTCTGGAAGACTGTAATCTTGATAGAGCTAAGCTATCGGATGCGTATTTCGAGGGGGTAACGATGTTCGGGGCATCATTTTGCAATGCCGATTTAAGCAAATGCGAATTCTATTTGGTGCTTGCCATGGGCGCTTCATTTGAGAGGGCGTTAATGCGTGAGACGAAACTTATTGGTGGGAGTTTCGAAGACGTGAATTTTTCCTATGCTGACTTAACCGGTGCATCCTTCTTAGCTGACAATATGGGAGGAGAGGTAGATTTAAGTGGCGCGGACTTTACCAATGCCAACCTAAATGACACCATTTTTAATGGTGTTCTATATAGCATGCAGACAAAATTCCCAGAAGGATTCTTACCTGGCTCCGCAGGTTTACGATTGAAAAACACATAA